A genome region from Colwellia sp. Arc7-D includes the following:
- a CDS encoding molybdopterin cofactor-binding domain-containing protein, whose protein sequence is MKHIENVSRRGFLKKLGISSTALVLGVQLPSMLTIPKALAAVTGSDTFSPSVYVQIGADNIVSVVVHRSEMGQGIRTSIPMIVADEIGADWQQIAVVQGLGDKKYGSQNTDGSRSVRRFYQPLREAGAAARMMLQQAAAQQWQVDVSETTAENSTIVHKKSGRVLPFGSLVSAASKLKLPEQSALILKAKKDFNLIGKSDVALVDGKKIATGATTYGFDVELDNMQYAVIARPPVLGAKVKSFNSEAAKAIAGVIDVVQMPDLEEPAIFKPLGGVAVIAKNTWAAIKGREALDIKWHESEHQSYNSEEYKKALANSCDNPAKTLRSKGNVDKALVDAKQVITASYYVPELIHVPMEPPAAAAHFHDGIFDIWACTQTPQSAQGTVAQILGVAPEKVNINVTLLGGGFGRKSKPDFVVEAALLSKQLNVPIKVMWTREDEVKNGYYHAVSYQKLVAGIDENNQVTAWQHHVAEPPIGSTFSKGADLIGSEASLGFIDMPYDIANVSCAIGKAPAHTRIGWMRSVTNINHVFAISSFIDELAQAKGVDSKDNLIAMLGADRKIDFAKENADYSNYGETLEKFPVDTARMKAVIERVSKMAKWGRKLPKGHGLGIAMHRSFVSYVACIVEVSENSDGKIKVNDVWMAVDCGLAVNPERIRSQMEGAAIFALSLTFFSELTAKNGVIEQNNFDSYQVARIADAPTTHVEIIESDAPPGGVGEPGVPPIAPAICNAIFNATGKRYRELPLKKYGIV, encoded by the coding sequence ATGAAACATATTGAAAATGTTAGCCGTCGTGGCTTCTTAAAAAAACTGGGTATTAGTTCAACGGCATTAGTGTTGGGCGTGCAATTACCGTCAATGCTTACTATTCCAAAAGCGTTAGCCGCTGTTACTGGTTCAGATACATTCTCACCGAGTGTTTATGTGCAAATCGGTGCTGATAACATTGTTAGTGTTGTCGTGCATAGATCTGAAATGGGACAAGGGATCAGAACAAGTATTCCGATGATTGTTGCCGATGAAATAGGCGCTGATTGGCAACAAATAGCGGTTGTACAAGGTTTAGGTGATAAAAAGTATGGGAGCCAAAATACAGACGGTTCGCGTTCTGTAAGACGTTTCTATCAACCGTTGCGTGAAGCTGGCGCGGCAGCCCGTATGATGTTGCAGCAGGCAGCAGCTCAGCAATGGCAAGTAGATGTTAGTGAAACTACTGCAGAAAACAGTACTATTGTGCATAAAAAATCAGGCCGAGTATTACCATTTGGTAGCTTAGTTTCAGCAGCGAGTAAATTAAAACTACCTGAACAGTCGGCATTGATATTAAAAGCCAAGAAAGATTTCAATCTTATTGGTAAGTCTGATGTGGCACTAGTTGATGGTAAGAAAATAGCTACCGGTGCTACCACCTATGGTTTTGATGTTGAACTCGACAACATGCAATATGCCGTTATTGCTAGGCCACCGGTACTAGGCGCTAAAGTTAAGTCGTTTAATAGCGAAGCTGCAAAAGCGATAGCAGGTGTTATTGATGTAGTGCAAATGCCTGATCTTGAAGAGCCTGCGATATTTAAGCCACTAGGTGGCGTTGCGGTGATCGCAAAAAATACCTGGGCAGCAATAAAAGGTCGTGAAGCATTAGACATTAAATGGCATGAGAGTGAGCATCAAAGTTATAACAGCGAAGAATATAAAAAAGCGCTAGCCAACAGTTGTGATAATCCAGCGAAAACTTTACGCAGTAAAGGTAACGTAGATAAAGCACTTGTTGACGCTAAACAAGTGATTACAGCGTCATATTATGTACCAGAATTAATTCATGTGCCGATGGAACCACCAGCCGCAGCCGCACATTTTCATGATGGCATATTCGATATTTGGGCTTGTACACAAACACCACAATCAGCACAAGGCACTGTGGCTCAAATTCTGGGTGTAGCGCCTGAAAAGGTTAATATTAACGTTACTTTGCTCGGTGGAGGCTTTGGTCGTAAATCTAAGCCTGACTTCGTTGTAGAAGCCGCACTATTGTCAAAACAGTTAAATGTGCCAATTAAAGTTATGTGGACACGTGAAGATGAAGTTAAAAATGGCTACTACCATGCGGTTAGTTATCAAAAGTTAGTTGCTGGCATTGATGAGAATAACCAAGTTACTGCTTGGCAACATCATGTTGCTGAGCCACCAATTGGCTCAACATTTAGTAAAGGTGCCGACTTAATTGGCTCAGAAGCAAGTTTAGGCTTTATTGATATGCCTTATGATATTGCTAATGTAAGTTGTGCTATTGGTAAAGCACCAGCACATACTCGGATCGGTTGGATGCGCTCAGTCACCAATATAAACCACGTATTTGCGATTAGTTCATTTATTGATGAACTAGCACAAGCCAAAGGTGTCGACAGTAAGGACAACTTAATAGCCATGCTAGGTGCTGATCGAAAAATCGATTTTGCTAAAGAGAATGCAGACTATAGCAACTACGGTGAAACGCTAGAGAAGTTTCCTGTAGATACTGCTCGCATGAAAGCCGTGATCGAAAGAGTAAGTAAAATGGCGAAATGGGGCAGAAAATTGCCTAAAGGCCATGGTCTTGGCATTGCAATGCACCGAAGTTTTGTTAGCTACGTTGCTTGTATTGTTGAGGTTTCAGAAAACAGTGATGGAAAAATTAAAGTTAATGATGTGTGGATGGCGGTAGATTGTGGTTTAGCCGTAAATCCTGAGCGTATTCGCTCGCAAATGGAAGGCGCGGCTATTTTTGCTTTATCGTTAACCTTCTTCAGTGAATTAACAGCAAAAAATGGTGTTATCGAACAAAATAATTTCGACAGTTATCAAGTGGCTCGTATTGCAGATGCACCCACTACACATGTTGAAATTATTGAAAGTGATGCGCCTCCGGGTGGTGTAGGTGAGCCTGGCGTTCCGCCTATCGCTCCGGCTATTTGTAATGCTATATTTAATGCCACAGGTAAACGTTATAGAGAATTACCTTTGAAAAAATATGGTATTGTTTAA
- a CDS encoding (2Fe-2S)-binding protein yields MITLNINGKEHQFNDDGNMPLLWVLRDILKYTGTKYGCGKGLCGACTVHVDGQPIRSCVMPVSALANQKITTIEGLSELGDHPVQQAWQDLNVPQCGYCQSGQIMSAVALLEREPNPNDEEIELAMSGNICRCGTYQRIKQAIHLAADLATEVKGS; encoded by the coding sequence ATGATCACCTTAAATATCAACGGTAAAGAGCATCAGTTTAATGATGATGGCAATATGCCATTGTTGTGGGTATTAAGAGATATTTTAAAATATACCGGCACTAAATATGGTTGCGGTAAAGGCTTGTGTGGCGCATGTACTGTCCACGTAGATGGCCAACCTATTCGCTCTTGTGTTATGCCAGTATCTGCACTTGCTAATCAAAAAATCACCACGATTGAAGGATTGTCAGAGCTGGGAGATCATCCGGTTCAACAAGCTTGGCAAGATTTAAATGTGCCTCAGTGTGGTTATTGTCAATCAGGACAAATAATGTCGGCAGTTGCGTTGTTAGAACGTGAACCTAATCCTAATGATGAAGAAATAGAACTTGCCATGAGTGGTAATATTTGTCGTTGTGGGACTTATCAAAGAATCAAACAAGCTATTCATCTTGCCGCTGATTTAGCCACTGAAGTTAAAGGAAGCTAA
- a CDS encoding nucleotidyltransferase family protein — translation MINCENNNIAIIMLAAGQSSRLGQMKQLITIKDKSLLEWQLEQALTVSNKVYCVLGFNAEEVKSRIDHLPIHTVINKAFSTGMASSIAAGVEALALDIKAVMIVLVDQWQLTSNDLIHHISCWKNSSHAIAIAVAQSKNLIGVDDREKIGPPVIFPQIYFKELTKLTGTQGAKPLLEKYQHNLLKVPLAQAFIDLDTPEQLSNMYKELGI, via the coding sequence ATGATCAATTGTGAAAATAATAATATTGCTATTATAATGTTAGCTGCAGGGCAGTCTTCTCGCTTAGGGCAAATGAAGCAATTAATCACGATTAAAGATAAAAGCTTGTTAGAATGGCAGTTAGAGCAAGCGTTAACAGTGTCTAACAAGGTTTATTGTGTGTTAGGTTTTAATGCCGAAGAGGTTAAATCTCGCATTGATCATTTACCAATACACACGGTAATTAATAAAGCATTCTCAACTGGCATGGCATCATCAATTGCTGCCGGTGTTGAGGCTTTGGCATTAGATATAAAAGCCGTTATGATCGTGTTAGTTGACCAATGGCAATTAACATCGAATGACTTGATCCACCATATATCGTGTTGGAAAAATAGCTCTCATGCTATTGCTATTGCTGTTGCACAAAGTAAAAATTTGATTGGGGTCGATGATAGAGAAAAAATTGGCCCGCCAGTTATATTTCCACAAATTTATTTCAAAGAGTTAACAAAGTTAACCGGTACGCAAGGCGCAAAGCCCTTATTAGAGAAATATCAACACAACTTATTAAAAGTGCCATTAGCTCAGGCTTTTATTGATTTGGATACACCTGAGCAATTAAGTAATATGTATAAAGAACTCGGAATATAA
- a CDS encoding penicillin acylase family protein, with protein MKHLKNILIGMLFILLLVLATSGTWIYSQIDSALPQLDGKQTLYGLSASAVVERDIQGVATIKAANRLDIALATGFIHAQERFFQMDLLRRNSAGELSSLFGAAAIDYDSEIRRHRFRERASVIVNQLSDSDSALLKAYTRGVNQGLKFLKAAPFEYLLLRQAPVEWQEEDTILSVFSMYIDLQYQDGKRERTLGLLHSVLSSEVFAFLNPKGSQWDAAIDGTMFSPSPLPKAPWPSASSEHIAQINKKLNGEAFSVAISSPLNSESSTQSETFPGSNNWAVSGKLSTTGSAIVANDMHLGIRVPNTWFRASFEYQDLNDIKVKVTGATLPGTPNIIIGSNGHIAWGFTNSYGDWSDVIVLETNADKSQYLTPDGYQSFIKRKQIIAVKDQDAIDITVSDTIWGPVIGENEQGDLLAYKWIAHDNAAVNMVITELETAQNVNQAVAIAARSGMPAQNLMVGDKQGNIAWTIMGPIPQRSASFGEIPTSWASGENKWLEPLPPAKYPKIINPNNSRLWTANSRVVGANMLKTIGNGGYAIGARSSQIKQNLEAKTSFDEQALLNIALDDSAIFLLRWQDFLLTQVLNDTMLAKHQAWHEIKDIIDIENLSASTDSVAYRLVRSFRLNLRDKLFDIFNENMTNVDKSYSFNTIRHQIETPLWQLVNQQPENFLWRGFDSWEALFEASLETTLAEMTKSNTLANATWGKQNISKIQHPLSLAVPFIGQWLDMPEIELPGDSYMPRVQGQSFGASQRMAVSPGHEETGIFHMPTSQSGHPWSPYYGLGHESWIKGEATPFLPGASKYTLTLLTY; from the coding sequence ATGAAACATTTAAAAAACATATTAATCGGTATGCTATTTATTCTTCTTTTAGTCCTTGCGACTTCAGGTACCTGGATATATAGCCAGATTGACAGTGCACTACCGCAATTAGACGGTAAACAAACATTGTATGGCTTATCAGCGAGCGCTGTCGTTGAGCGAGATATTCAGGGAGTTGCGACGATAAAAGCGGCTAACCGTTTAGATATAGCCTTAGCAACAGGTTTTATTCACGCCCAAGAACGTTTTTTCCAAATGGATTTATTACGGAGAAACTCAGCAGGAGAACTTTCCAGCTTATTTGGCGCAGCTGCTATCGATTATGATAGTGAAATTCGTCGCCACCGTTTCAGAGAGCGCGCTAGCGTTATAGTCAATCAACTATCCGACTCTGATTCAGCATTACTAAAAGCTTATACTCGCGGCGTAAACCAAGGATTGAAATTTCTTAAAGCGGCACCTTTTGAATATTTATTGCTACGCCAAGCGCCAGTAGAATGGCAAGAAGAAGATACTATTCTGAGTGTGTTCAGCATGTATATCGACTTACAATATCAAGATGGTAAACGTGAAAGAACTTTAGGTTTACTGCACTCTGTATTAAGTTCTGAAGTATTTGCATTTCTTAACCCAAAAGGCAGCCAATGGGATGCAGCAATAGATGGCACTATGTTTTCGCCGTCACCATTGCCCAAAGCCCCTTGGCCCTCAGCGTCTAGCGAACATATAGCTCAAATAAACAAAAAACTGAATGGCGAAGCTTTTTCTGTCGCTATTTCATCACCGCTAAACAGCGAAAGCTCAACACAAAGCGAAACGTTTCCAGGATCAAATAACTGGGCGGTTAGCGGTAAACTTAGTACCACTGGCAGTGCCATTGTTGCTAACGATATGCACTTAGGCATTCGAGTACCCAACACATGGTTTAGGGCTTCTTTTGAGTACCAAGATCTTAATGATATTAAAGTAAAAGTTACTGGTGCTACATTACCCGGCACTCCAAACATAATTATTGGTAGCAATGGCCATATTGCTTGGGGTTTTACCAATAGCTATGGTGATTGGAGCGATGTTATTGTGCTTGAAACTAATGCAGATAAAAGCCAATACTTAACGCCTGATGGCTACCAAAGCTTTATAAAACGTAAACAAATTATCGCGGTAAAAGACCAAGATGCCATTGATATTACAGTGTCTGATACTATTTGGGGCCCTGTAATCGGTGAAAATGAACAAGGAGATTTATTAGCATATAAATGGATTGCTCATGACAATGCGGCAGTTAATATGGTGATAACAGAACTCGAAACCGCCCAAAATGTAAATCAAGCCGTGGCTATTGCCGCACGCTCTGGAATGCCAGCTCAAAACTTAATGGTAGGTGACAAGCAAGGTAATATTGCTTGGACCATTATGGGACCAATACCGCAGCGCAGCGCTTCGTTTGGTGAAATACCAACGTCATGGGCCAGTGGAGAAAACAAATGGCTTGAACCATTACCACCTGCAAAGTACCCCAAAATCATCAACCCTAATAATTCACGTTTATGGACGGCTAATTCCCGTGTGGTTGGTGCAAATATGCTAAAAACAATCGGTAATGGAGGCTATGCTATTGGCGCGAGATCTTCGCAAATAAAGCAAAACCTTGAAGCCAAAACCTCTTTTGATGAACAGGCTTTACTCAATATAGCCTTAGATGATAGCGCAATATTTTTATTACGGTGGCAAGACTTTCTGTTAACACAAGTTCTCAATGACACCATGCTAGCCAAGCATCAGGCATGGCATGAGATTAAAGATATTATTGATATTGAAAACTTATCTGCCAGCACAGACTCTGTTGCTTATCGTTTGGTCAGGAGTTTTAGATTAAATCTTAGAGATAAACTTTTTGATATTTTCAATGAAAATATGACTAATGTTGACAAAAGCTATAGTTTTAATACGATTCGTCACCAAATAGAAACTCCTTTATGGCAATTAGTTAACCAGCAACCCGAGAATTTTCTCTGGCGTGGTTTTGACAGTTGGGAAGCGTTATTTGAAGCAAGTCTAGAAACCACCCTGGCTGAAATGACAAAATCAAACACACTCGCAAATGCGACTTGGGGTAAACAAAATATCAGTAAAATCCAACATCCGTTAAGCCTTGCTGTGCCCTTTATTGGTCAATGGCTTGATATGCCCGAAATTGAATTACCCGGTGATAGCTATATGCCAAGAGTACAAGGCCAATCTTTTGGTGCCTCACAACGCATGGCTGTTTCTCCTGGGCATGAAGAAACAGGTATTTTTCATATGCCTACCAGCCAGTCAGGTCACCCTTGGAGTCCATATTATGGTTTAGGTCATGAAAGTTGGATAAAAGGAGAAGCTACGCCTTTTCTGCCAGGTGCTAGCAAATACACACTAACCTTACTCACTTATTAA
- a CDS encoding MAPEG family protein encodes MTTLIICLFIAALLPYIAKVPVAIAMNKLGGYDNNHPRAQQAKLTGCGARAFAAHQNAFESLIIFAPAVLLAIATQNTGIFIEQLAITHVVARVLYHVAYLINVGVIRSLLWAIGIISSFTIIYLCI; translated from the coding sequence ATGACCACATTAATCATTTGTTTATTTATCGCAGCTTTACTCCCTTACATAGCTAAAGTTCCTGTTGCTATTGCTATGAATAAACTGGGTGGCTACGACAATAATCACCCTCGAGCCCAACAAGCAAAACTGACTGGCTGTGGAGCAAGAGCTTTCGCCGCTCATCAAAATGCCTTCGAATCCCTGATTATATTTGCTCCTGCGGTATTGTTAGCCATAGCAACACAAAACACCGGTATTTTTATTGAACAACTAGCGATTACACATGTTGTTGCTCGTGTGTTGTATCACGTTGCGTATTTAATCAATGTTGGTGTGATTCGCAGTTTACTCTGGGCCATAGGTATTATTAGCTCTTTTACTATTATCTACTTATGTATTTAG
- the pheA gene encoding prephenate dehydratase, which produces MNEALDLTKIREKITTLDQQLLSLFAERRALTLNVAKSKAHLIRPVRDQQREQELLIRLITQGKLLGLDAHYVTSVFQTIIEDSVLNQQAYLQTLANPNMQEPTVSVAFLGDKGSYSYLASHRYFSRRAEKIIESGCQSFAEIMQQVESGSVDYGMLPIENTSSGSINEVYDVLQHTNLSIVGEITQPIEHCLLTAVNTKLNKIKTIYAHGQPFAQCSNFLDKQSDIRIEYCESTADAMAKVYELQDDTVAVIGSEEGGNLYQLHALEKSIANQAENHSRFILVARKPIDVAEQIPAKTTLVIATGQKPGALVECLLVLKNKGINMCKLESRPIQGRPWEEMFYIDVEANLKNLALQEAISQITEQTNFIKILGCYPIEHISPTNVPSSAII; this is translated from the coding sequence GTGAACGAAGCATTAGATTTAACCAAAATACGTGAAAAGATTACCACCCTTGATCAGCAGCTACTTAGCCTGTTTGCTGAGCGCCGTGCTCTAACGTTAAATGTTGCAAAAAGCAAAGCTCATCTCATTCGCCCTGTAAGAGATCAACAACGAGAGCAAGAGTTGCTGATCCGCTTAATTACACAAGGTAAGTTATTAGGTTTAGATGCTCATTACGTAACCAGTGTTTTTCAAACTATTATTGAAGATTCGGTATTAAATCAACAAGCTTACTTGCAAACTTTGGCTAACCCAAACATGCAAGAGCCTACCGTTAGTGTTGCCTTTTTAGGTGATAAAGGCTCTTACAGTTACCTAGCAAGTCATCGTTACTTTTCTCGCCGCGCAGAAAAAATTATTGAAAGCGGCTGTCAAAGCTTTGCTGAAATTATGCAGCAGGTAGAATCAGGCTCTGTAGACTATGGTATGTTGCCAATAGAAAACACCAGTTCTGGAAGCATTAATGAAGTTTATGATGTACTCCAACATACTAATTTATCGATTGTTGGTGAAATAACGCAGCCTATTGAGCACTGCTTACTTACTGCCGTAAATACAAAATTGAATAAAATAAAAACTATTTATGCACATGGTCAACCATTCGCTCAATGCAGTAACTTTCTTGATAAACAAAGCGACATTCGTATTGAATATTGTGAGAGTACAGCTGATGCCATGGCTAAAGTTTACGAGTTACAAGATGATACTGTGGCAGTTATTGGCAGTGAAGAAGGCGGCAACTTATATCAATTACACGCCTTGGAAAAATCAATTGCTAATCAAGCCGAAAACCATAGCCGTTTTATTCTAGTCGCTCGCAAGCCTATTGATGTTGCAGAGCAAATACCGGCTAAAACTACCTTAGTTATTGCAACAGGACAAAAACCTGGTGCTTTAGTTGAATGCCTTTTAGTCTTAAAAAATAAAGGCATTAATATGTGTAAGCTTGAGTCGCGCCCTATTCAAGGACGTCCTTGGGAAGAAATGTTTTACATTGATGTAGAAGCAAATTTGAAAAATTTAGCGTTACAAGAAGCGATCAGCCAAATTACGGAGCAAACAAACTTCATTAAAATTTTAGGCTGTTACCCTATCGAACATATTAGCCCAACTAATGTGCCAAGCAGCGCAATAATATAA
- a CDS encoding efflux RND transporter permease subunit has product MILSDLSVKRPVFATVINLLIITFGIVAFLTLPLREYPDIDPPVVSINTTYPGASAAIVESKITQILEDRISGIEGVKSINSNSRVGRSNISIEFELDRDIDAATNDVRDRISRALNNLPDQAEPPEVFKANDDESTIVWFVLQSEAMSTLQLTDYAQRYIVDRFSVVDGVARVQVGGGRTYAMNVVLNRKAMAARGVTVNDIEQTLRAENVELPAGKVESIERDFSIRVERSYLTVEDFATMVVARNDTKSLVYLGDVAKIALSAEDEENMFRGNGKNMVGLGIIKQSKANTLEVVKAARKEMMSIRGGLPMGTTITNSYDSSVFIQGSIDEVYSTLGIAMLMVVLVIFLFLGNVRATLIPAVTVPVALIGSMMVLSWLGFSINLLTLLAMVLAIGLVVDDAIVVLENIYRRIERGQTPLLAAYEGGREVAFAVIATTLVLVAVFVPLIFLSGNVGRLFTEFAIAIAAAVIFSSLTALSLTPMMCSKMLKHKKRSSSFGQKLDQGFTKLEAAYGRSLKASIHQPFMIFIVIVLSLFAVYSLFNQLPSEYTPKEDRGNFFVMMRGAEGASYENNVRNMQQIEEKLLVHQQSGELDRVIVRVPGFGGAGGIAIVGMPAWKDRVTDTFQFINKMNGELSKVTDVRAFAMMRRGLGGGGGSSSPVEFVLQGNTYEELAKWRDIIIAKAQENPDLSGIDSDYKETYPQLLVKIDHSRAFDLGVSVGDIGRTLETMLGQRRVTNFVERGEEYYVVVKGEKTDFSNPKDIDNIFVRSTVSQQLVPLSNLITIEENATSSQLNRFNRLRSVTISANLADGYALGDALNYLNNAVAEHLPEEAQVAYKGQSQLLQESGNSIAFIFILALVITYLVLSAQFESFIHPFVIMLTVPLALVGALAGLKLMGMSLNIYSQIGIVMLIGLAAKNGILIVEFANQLRDKGIAFEEALITAATQRLRPIVMTTFTTVTTSIPLVLAVGPGAESRMVIGVVIFAGVSLASIFTLFIVPGAYYWLCRNTGSPQVITQEIERQQAQIADKSL; this is encoded by the coding sequence GTGATTTTATCTGATCTCTCTGTTAAACGCCCCGTTTTTGCTACCGTAATTAATTTACTCATAATCACCTTTGGTATTGTCGCATTTTTAACTTTACCGCTTCGCGAATATCCAGATATTGACCCACCTGTAGTCAGTATTAATACCACATATCCTGGCGCATCCGCAGCGATAGTTGAGAGCAAAATAACGCAAATTCTTGAAGATAGAATTAGCGGTATTGAAGGTGTTAAATCTATTAACTCTAACAGTCGAGTTGGCCGTTCTAATATTTCCATTGAATTTGAACTTGATCGTGATATTGACGCTGCTACAAACGATGTACGAGATCGAATCTCACGTGCGCTTAATAACTTACCTGACCAGGCCGAACCGCCTGAAGTCTTTAAGGCGAATGATGATGAAAGCACCATAGTTTGGTTTGTTTTACAAAGTGAAGCTATGAGTACATTACAACTTACTGACTATGCACAACGTTATATTGTTGACCGATTCTCCGTGGTAGACGGTGTTGCGCGCGTGCAAGTTGGTGGCGGAAGAACTTATGCTATGAACGTGGTGCTCAATCGAAAAGCCATGGCAGCAAGAGGTGTAACCGTTAATGATATCGAGCAAACTTTACGCGCAGAAAATGTAGAATTACCTGCTGGTAAGGTCGAATCAATTGAACGAGATTTTTCAATCAGAGTTGAACGCAGTTATCTAACCGTTGAAGACTTTGCCACTATGGTGGTGGCACGTAATGACACTAAATCGTTAGTTTACCTTGGTGATGTAGCCAAAATAGCTTTATCGGCAGAAGATGAAGAAAACATGTTTCGCGGTAATGGCAAGAACATGGTTGGTTTAGGCATTATCAAACAGTCAAAAGCTAATACTTTAGAGGTTGTTAAAGCCGCAAGAAAAGAAATGATGTCTATTCGTGGTGGCTTACCTATGGGGACAACCATTACCAACAGTTATGACTCTTCAGTATTTATTCAAGGCTCTATAGATGAAGTTTATAGTACCCTCGGCATAGCAATGCTGATGGTGGTGTTGGTTATCTTCTTGTTTTTAGGCAATGTTAGAGCAACGCTTATTCCTGCTGTTACTGTACCTGTAGCGCTTATTGGTTCTATGATGGTGCTCTCGTGGCTTGGTTTTTCTATCAATTTATTAACCTTACTCGCTATGGTCCTAGCCATCGGTTTAGTGGTTGATGATGCCATTGTGGTATTAGAGAATATTTACCGTCGAATCGAACGTGGGCAAACGCCTTTACTTGCTGCTTACGAAGGGGGCCGAGAAGTCGCCTTTGCGGTTATTGCGACTACTTTAGTGTTAGTGGCTGTATTTGTTCCTTTGATCTTTTTATCCGGAAACGTCGGCCGTTTATTTACTGAATTTGCCATTGCCATTGCAGCTGCGGTCATTTTTTCAAGCTTAACTGCACTATCGTTAACACCGATGATGTGTTCAAAAATGTTAAAGCATAAAAAGCGCAGCTCATCATTTGGTCAAAAATTAGATCAAGGCTTTACTAAGTTAGAAGCCGCTTACGGGCGATCGTTAAAGGCCAGTATTCATCAACCTTTTATGATTTTCATTGTTATTGTTTTGTCTTTATTTGCTGTTTACAGTTTATTTAATCAATTACCTTCTGAATATACCCCCAAAGAAGATAGAGGAAATTTCTTTGTTATGATGCGTGGAGCCGAGGGTGCCAGTTATGAAAATAACGTCAGAAACATGCAGCAAATCGAAGAAAAATTATTAGTACATCAACAAAGTGGTGAACTCGACCGTGTTATTGTGCGTGTGCCGGGTTTTGGTGGCGCTGGAGGTATTGCTATTGTTGGTATGCCGGCATGGAAAGATCGAGTGACTGATACTTTTCAATTTATTAATAAAATGAATGGTGAACTATCTAAAGTCACTGACGTTAGAGCGTTTGCCATGATGCGCCGAGGCTTAGGCGGAGGCGGTGGTTCTTCATCACCAGTTGAGTTTGTACTGCAGGGTAACACTTACGAAGAATTAGCAAAATGGCGCGATATTATCATTGCTAAAGCGCAAGAGAACCCAGATTTAAGTGGAATAGACAGCGATTACAAAGAAACCTACCCGCAACTATTAGTTAAAATTGACCATAGCCGAGCATTTGATCTAGGCGTTTCGGTTGGTGATATCGGCCGCACGCTTGAAACTATGTTAGGGCAGCGGCGAGTAACAAACTTTGTTGAACGTGGCGAAGAATATTATGTTGTTGTTAAAGGCGAGAAAACGGATTTCTCTAACCCCAAAGATATCGATAATATTTTTGTTCGCTCAACGGTGAGTCAACAACTGGTCCCTTTATCTAATTTGATCACTATCGAAGAGAATGCAACCTCTTCACAGTTGAATCGATTTAATCGACTACGAAGTGTCACTATTAGCGCTAATTTAGCTGATGGCTATGCACTGGGAGATGCTTTAAATTATCTAAACAATGCGGTTGCAGAGCACTTACCTGAAGAAGCACAAGTAGCCTACAAAGGTCAGTCGCAGTTATTGCAAGAGTCGGGTAACTCTATTGCCTTTATTTTTATACTTGCACTGGTAATAACCTACTTAGTTTTATCTGCTCAGTTTGAAAGTTTCATTCATCCTTTTGTGATCATGTTGACCGTGCCTTTAGCATTAGTGGGCGCGTTAGCAGGACTAAAACTGATGGGCATGAGTCTTAATATATACAGTCAAATTGGTATTGTTATGTTAATTGGTTTAGCGGCTAAAAATGGTATTTTAATCGTTGAGTTTGCTAACCAATTACGTGACAAAGGTATTGCTTTTGAAGAGGCATTAATTACCGCTGCAACTCAACGTTTAAGACCTATTGTAATGACAACATTTACTACCGTGACAACATCTATTCCATTAGTATTAGCCGTAGGGCCAGGTGCTGAAAGCAGAATGGTAATTGGTGTTGTGATCTTTGCAGGTGTTTCCCTAGCCAGTATTTTTACTTTGTTTATTGTCCCTGGGGCATATTACTGGCTTTGTAGAAATACCGGCTCACCGCAAGTTATTACTCAAGAAATTGAGCGTCAGCAAGCACAAATCGCAGACAAAAGCTTGTAG